A genome region from Cryptosporidium parvum Iowa II chromosome 8, whole genome shotgun sequence includes the following:
- a CDS encoding pelota/Dom34; pelota like RNA binding domain has protein sequence KMKLLKSKNSGNGFGYVKLKIESEDDIWELYNLILSGDSVRSVTYRKTHKENTSGTVSVKVHKLVMTVIVKNTEYGGKTLRVSGFNAIDNEHVKMGQHHTLELKVGSELILYKRSWDWLARTRLDEACKKKIGTGDDILILLIGNGVANMFLVSSQKTTKLFTVSHNITRGGQNNNNSYKESKNKFFQMIIQNLVSHLNFDDLDNIILGGPGFFKDDFFKYLFDSDNQKNKEFTSILKRKKHIFIITKTSSVFQSSIDEILLSEDFQEKLKDTKAFQQVKLIQHFQYLLATNPDLVCYGLKSTENALENNAIETLMVSDALVRSDCLKIRSKLANITGMNNSMGGKTCIFSSTHNSGKTLENMSGIAAILRFPVEHLQECEVDEPNQAWETGDEGGGRDDGQDEDFDWFKKEKDEIKKHQMSQLDNNSLEKQFQQNSTISDNFLASLKSDKQDDDFFSEMD, from the coding sequence AAAATGaagttattaaaatcaaagaatTCCGGGAATGGATTTGGATAtgtaaaattaaagattgaATCAGAAGATGATATCTGGGAGTTgtataatttaattctatCAGGAGATAGTGTTCGTTCAGTAACATATAGAAAGACTCATAAGGAAAATACATCTGGTACGGTTTCTGTTAAAGTGCATAAGTTGGTAATGACAGTAATAGTAAAGAATACTGAATACGGAGGCAAGACTTTAAGAGTGAGTGGATTTAATGCAATAGATAATGAACACGTGAAAATGGGACAACATCACACTTTGGAGCTTAAGGTAGGGTCAGAATTGattttatataaaagaaGTTGGGACTGGTTAGCAAGAACACGCTTGGATGAAGCTTGCAAAAAGAAGATTGGAACAGGAGAcgatattttgattttgttAATAGGAAATGGAGTAGCAAATATGTTTCTGGTTTCATCTCAAAAGACCACCAAGTTATTTACTGTTAGTCATAATATTACAAGAGGAGGtcaaaataacaataattcaTATAAAGAAAGCAAGAAcaaattctttcaaatgataattcaaaatttagtTTCTCATTTAAACTTTGATGATTTggataatattatattaggAGGCCCAGGTTTCTTCAAGGATGAttttttcaagtatttGTTTGATTCAGATAATCAAaagaataaagaatttactAGTATtttaaagagaaagaagcatatctttattatcaCAAAAACAAGTAGTGTATTTCAATCAtcaattgatgaaattcttttaaGCGAAGATTTTCAGGAAAAACTTAAAGATACTAAAGCTTTCCAACAagttaaattaattcaacattttcaatatcttcttGCTACTAATCCTGATCTTGTTTGCTATGGACTAAAAAGCACAGAAAATGCTTTGGAAAATAATGCAATCGAAACACTCATGGTTTCTGATGCTCTTGTTAGATCTGACTGTCTTAAAATTAGGTCCAAGTTAGCTAATATTACAGGAATGAATAATAGTATGGGCGGCAAAACCTGTATTTTTTCATCTACACATAATTCAGGTAAAACTTTAGAAAATATGTCAGGGATTGCAGCAATCTTAAGATTTCCTGTTGAGCATTTACAGGAATGTGAAGTTGATGAACCTAATCAGGCATGGGAAACTGGAGATGAAGGGGGAGGGAGAGATGATGGTCAAGATGAGGATTTTGATTGgtttaaaaaagaaaaagacGAAATTAAGAAACACCAAATGTCACAACTAGATAATAATTCTCTTGAAAAACAGTTCCAACAAAATTCAACAATTAGCGATAATTTTCTTGCAAGCTTGAAGAGCGATAAGCAAGATGATGATTTTTTCTCTGAAATGGATTAA
- a CDS encoding 40S ribosomal subunit protein S9: MERLGLLSEEERKLDYVLGLTISKFLERRLQTRVFKLGLAKSIHHARVLIRQNHIRVGRQIVDVPSFMVRLDSEKHIDFALTSPFGGGRAGRVRRRTLKNQSGGGEDEE; encoded by the coding sequence ATGGAAAGACTTGGACTCCTTTCTGAGGAAGAGAGAAAATTGGATTATGTACTTGGTTTAACTATTAGCAAGTTCCTTGAGAGAAGACTCCAAACCCGTGTTTTCAAGCTCGGATTGGCAAAGAGTATTCACCATGCTCGTGTCTTAATTAGACAAAACCACATCCGTGTTGGACGTCAAATAGTCGATGTACCATCATTCATGGTCAGACTCGACTCTGAGAAACACATTGACTTTGCCTTAACATCTCCATTCGGAGGAGGACGTGCAGGCCGTGTCAGAAGACGAACTTTAAAGAACCAGAGCGGAGGCGGAGAAGATGAGGAGTAA